The Nocardia bhagyanarayanae region CCGAGCCCGCCGCCTGATCGCGGGCTTCGACCGGGTCGACTTCACCTGGATTCCGCGCGCTCAGAACTCGCACGCCGACCGCCTGGCCAACGAGGCGATGGACGACGCCACCCTGGTCGACGAGGTCCGTGCCGCGACCGGCTCGGCGCACAGCGCGCCAGCGACGGTCGCCGGTGCGGAGGCCGCCGCCGAGCAAGACCTGGCGACCACCGAAACCCCGGGCAGCGAGCCCGAGCCCGGAGTCCCACCACGTACCGGAACGGCTGCGTCCGGCGTCGGCGACCGAGACGCCGAAACGGCAACGGCCGCGGCATCTTCCGCGCGTGGCGCCGAACACAACGCCCCCAGCCGGATCGACGAAGTCCGCGCCGCCCGCGTCGACCCCGCGAACACCGAGACCGCCTCCACCAGCCCCGGCTGGACGGGTGCGACCGGCCGCCCGACCCGCCTGCTCCTGCTCCGCCACGGCCAGACCGAACTCTCCGTGCAGCGGCGCTATTCGGGCCGCGGCAACCCGCCGCTCACTCCGCTCGGCCGTGAACAGGCCGCGCGCGCCGCGAAAATGCTTGCGGCCAAAGGTGATATCGCCGCGGTTCTGAGCTCGCCGCTCGGTCGCGCGCGGGAGACCGCGGAGGCCGCGGCCGCCGCGTTGAACGTGCCCGTGCGCACACACGATGGGCTCATCGAGACAGACTTCGGCGCCTGGGAGGGCCTGACGTTTCTCGAAGCGGCGCAACGCGATCCGGAGTTGCACGCGCGCTGGCTCGGCGACCCGTCGGTGGCGGCGCCGGGCGGCGAGAGTTTCGACGAGGTTCGCGAGCGGATCGAGGCCGTACGCCGCGACCTGGTAGCGCTGTATCAGGGGCAGAACGTGCTGGTGGTCAGCCACGTGACGCCGATCAAGACGCTGTTGCAGCTGGCGCTCGGAGTGGGCCCGTCGCTGCTGTACCGGCTGCATCTGGATCTCGCGTCGCTGTCCATCGCCGAGTTCTACCCGGACGGCGGGTCCTCGGTGCGGCTGGTCAACGACACCTCCTACCTGTCCTGAACGCCCGGCCCGAAGGCCCTTGCCCGACCTGACCGACGCATCGGCGGCCATCTCCGGGTACGGTGGCGCGGCACACATCGCATTGCGCGCACCGGCCGCTACCCCAACGCTGAGGTAGCCGACAGTCAACCGAGGCTGCGTACTCGGTTCGCTCCGCTCCCGCGCGGAAAGGGCCGGAACGAGCATCGCGTCACCGTTGGTGTCGGTGCGATGCCGCACGATGTGTGGGGTGGGTCGATTCCTCGATCGAAATCGAGTGTCGGCCTGTGTCTTTCGAGAAGGAGAGTTACTGCTGTGAGATTCAGGTGGATGGCGGCCGTGACGGCCGTCGTCGCGGGTGTGGGCGCCGCCGTCTCGGGCGCCGCGCAGGCCGCTCCGGGGAGCGCGGTGCTGGGCGGAAGCTCCGGCCTCGTCTTCGAGAACAACTCCGCGTGTTCGCTCACCGCCATCGGCCACGACAACGCCGGTCGTCTGGTGGGCCTCACCGCGGGCCACTGCGCGCCCGCCGGTACGCGGCTGGCGTCGGAGACGGCGCTGGATGTGGGCGCGGTCGGTGTGGTGGCCTACTCCGACAACGGGGAGGGGCTGGATTTCGCCGTGTTGCAGTTCGATCCGGCGAAGGTCACGCCGGTTCGCACGGTCGGCGCCACCACGATCAGCGGGATCGGCCCGACGCCGGGTCCCGGCACCACCGTGTGCTCCAACGGTCGCACCAGCGGCCCGGGTTGCGGTGTCGTCTGGGGCAACCTGGACGAGACCATCACCCTGAACCAGGCCTGCTCGAAGCCCGGTGACTCCGGCGGCCCGGTGACGGTCGGCGACCGCCTGGTCGGCATGAACCAAGGCAGGCTGACCGGCCTCGCGGGCATCGGCTTCGACGTGCCGTGCACCACCGCGGCCAACCCGATCCACTCACCGGCGTTCTTCGCGCCGATCGACGTGATCCTCGCCGCCGTCAACGCCGTC contains the following coding sequences:
- a CDS encoding bifunctional RNase H/acid phosphatase; translated protein: MSYEHVIVEADGGSRGNPGPAGYGAVVFAADHVAVLAERRESLGIATNNVAEYRGLIAGLEAAAELGARTVDVRMDSKLVVEQMSGRWKVKHAAMIPLADRARRLIAGFDRVDFTWIPRAQNSHADRLANEAMDDATLVDEVRAATGSAHSAPATVAGAEAAAEQDLATTETPGSEPEPGVPPRTGTAASGVGDRDAETATAAASSARGAEHNAPSRIDEVRAARVDPANTETASTSPGWTGATGRPTRLLLLRHGQTELSVQRRYSGRGNPPLTPLGREQAARAAKMLAAKGDIAAVLSSPLGRARETAEAAAAALNVPVRTHDGLIETDFGAWEGLTFLEAAQRDPELHARWLGDPSVAAPGGESFDEVRERIEAVRRDLVALYQGQNVLVVSHVTPIKTLLQLALGVGPSLLYRLHLDLASLSIAEFYPDGGSSVRLVNDTSYLS